One Echeneis naucrates chromosome 1, fEcheNa1.1, whole genome shotgun sequence DNA segment encodes these proteins:
- the LOC115047113 gene encoding uncharacterized protein LOC115047113 isoform X2, whose translation MSRAALTKLFILVILAFFICLPEFFTLYKVSKVNFSCQPYRPCNRGDEVEHEKARHSETERKDLCDPEHTAEWGKWEQSCTSGNESYTILDSKEGSNYSERSWFMCQADLDMEELNNISASATPVDVHLEVAVELQLYEAETLNLTLYGFSNHSSLDLHPPEQLEEEDDNEKGDEGEKALYCCLPAQPSLESASQSRCLLRLANQTVLTATAKEKLPWKRTQRDEWWCIFRVLWLSLLCVVLLTTVTTVLRQIYLERHLCKKSMVPPVHNFKGGDVHTEISPKEKDRHVSSSWIWSDLSPIEEESHCQENTETLLDGNVDAC comes from the exons ATGTCAAGAGCAGCTCTGACTAAACTGTTCATCCTCGTGATCCTGGCCTTCTTCATCTGCCTCCCGGAGTTCTTCACATTATACAAAG tgTCAAAAGTTAACTTCTCCTGTCAGCCATACCGACCCTGCAACCGAGGCGATGAGGTGGAGCATGAGAAGGCCAGGCATTCTGAAACTGAGAGGAAGGACCTTTGTGATCCTGAACACACTGCAGAATGGGGAAAGTGGGAACAGTCCTGCACATCAGGGAACGAGAGCTACACAATATTAGACTCCAAGGAAGGCAGCAACTATTCAGAGAGGAGCTGGTTCATGTGTCAGGCAGATTTGGATATGGAGGAATTAAACAACATCTCAGCTTCAG CCACACCTGTCGACGTGCATCTGGAAGTGGCAGTAGAGCTTCAACTCTATGAAGCAGAGACGCTGAATCTCACCTTGTATGGCTTCAGTAATCACAGCTCCTTGGACCTCCATCCACCtgagcagctggaggaagaggacgacAATGAGAAGGGTGATGAAGGAGAGAAGGCACTTTACTGCTGTCTCCCTGCCCAGCCCTCCTTGGAGTCAGCCAGTCAAAGCCGTTGTCTCCTTCGGCTCGCCAATCAAACCGTTTTGACAGCAACAGCGAAGGAAAAGCTGCCATGGAAACGGACACAGAGAG ATGAGTGGTGGTGTATCTTCAGGGTGCTCTGgctttctctgctgtgtgtggtgCTTTTGACAACAGTTACAACTGTACTCAGGCAAATCTACCTGGAGAGACACTTGTGCA AAAAGTCAATGGTGCCCCCCGTTCACAACTTCAAGG GCGGAGATGTCCACACAGAAATCTCTCCCAAAG AGAAAGACCGTCATGTCAGTTCGTCCTGGATTTGGTCAG aTCTGTCACCGATTGAAGAAGAGTCTCACTGTCAAG agAACACAGAAACTCTGTTGGATGGAAATGTCGATGCCTGCTGA
- the LOC115047113 gene encoding uncharacterized protein LOC115047113 isoform X1 has translation MSRAALTKLFILVILAFFICLPEFFTLYKVSKVNFSCQPYRPCNRGDEVEHEKARHSETERKDLCDPEHTAEWGKWEQSCTSGNESYTILDSKEGSNYSERSWFMCQADLDMEELNNISASATPVDVHLEVAVELQLYEAETLNLTLYGFSNHSSLDLHPPEQLEEEDDNEKGDEGEKALYCCLPAQPSLESASQSRCLLRLANQTVLTATAKEKLPWKRTQRDEWWCIFRVLWLSLLCVVLLTTVTTVLRQIYLERHLCSKAETHIIPITVSLLENNLKIFMSFVRKVNGAPRSQLQGRRCPHRNLSQRERPSCQFVLDLVRSVTD, from the exons ATGTCAAGAGCAGCTCTGACTAAACTGTTCATCCTCGTGATCCTGGCCTTCTTCATCTGCCTCCCGGAGTTCTTCACATTATACAAAG tgTCAAAAGTTAACTTCTCCTGTCAGCCATACCGACCCTGCAACCGAGGCGATGAGGTGGAGCATGAGAAGGCCAGGCATTCTGAAACTGAGAGGAAGGACCTTTGTGATCCTGAACACACTGCAGAATGGGGAAAGTGGGAACAGTCCTGCACATCAGGGAACGAGAGCTACACAATATTAGACTCCAAGGAAGGCAGCAACTATTCAGAGAGGAGCTGGTTCATGTGTCAGGCAGATTTGGATATGGAGGAATTAAACAACATCTCAGCTTCAG CCACACCTGTCGACGTGCATCTGGAAGTGGCAGTAGAGCTTCAACTCTATGAAGCAGAGACGCTGAATCTCACCTTGTATGGCTTCAGTAATCACAGCTCCTTGGACCTCCATCCACCtgagcagctggaggaagaggacgacAATGAGAAGGGTGATGAAGGAGAGAAGGCACTTTACTGCTGTCTCCCTGCCCAGCCCTCCTTGGAGTCAGCCAGTCAAAGCCGTTGTCTCCTTCGGCTCGCCAATCAAACCGTTTTGACAGCAACAGCGAAGGAAAAGCTGCCATGGAAACGGACACAGAGAG ATGAGTGGTGGTGTATCTTCAGGGTGCTCTGgctttctctgctgtgtgtggtgCTTTTGACAACAGTTACAACTGTACTCAGGCAAATCTACCTGGAGAGACACTTGTGCAGTAAGGCAGAGACACACATCATACCAATCACAGTTTCACTTTTGGAAAATAACCTAAAAATATTTATGTCCTTTGTCAGAAAAGTCAATGGTGCCCCCCGTTCACAACTTCAAGG GCGGAGATGTCCACACAGAAATCTCTCCCAAAG AGAAAGACCGTCATGTCAGTTCGTCCTGGATTTGGTCAG aTCTGTCACCGATTGA